The following is a genomic window from Gemmatimonadota bacterium.
CGCTCCGCCGTACGCCTTGCGGGTGATCACGGTCACCTTGGGTACGGTGGCCTCTGCAAATGCATAGAGCAGCTTCGCCCCGTGGCGGATGATCCCGCCGTGCTCCTGAGCCACGCCCGGTAGGAAGCCCGGCACGTCCTCGAGCACCACGAGCGGAATGTTGAAGCTGTCGCAGAAGCGTACGAAGCGAGCACCCTTGTCCGAAGAGTCGATGTCGAGCACACCCGCGAGAAAGGAGGGCTGATTCGCCACGATACCGACCGCGCGCCCCCCGAGACGGGCGAATCCCACCAGTATGTTCTGCGCGAACCGTTGGTGTACCTCGAGAAAGGCACCGTCATCTACGACGCGCGTGATGACATCACGCATGTCGTAGGGCTTATTGGGGTTATCCGGTACTACCTCGAGTAATTCATCATCTTTGCGGTCGTGCGGATCTGACGAATCGAGCGCCGGCGACAGCTCGGTGTTGTTCTGAGGCAGGTAGAGCAGGAGCTCCCGGACCGCAGCGAGGCATTCTGGTTCCGAGTCGCACGCGAAGTGAGCGACCCCGGACTTGGAGGAGTGCACATCGGCGCCGCCCAATCCTTCCAGGTCGATGTCTTCGTGCGTGACGGTCTTCACCACGTTCGGGCCGGTCACGAACATGTAGCTCGATCCGCGGACCATGTAGACGAAGTCGGTGATCGCTGGGGAATAGACTGCGCCGCCCGCGCACGGCCCCAGAATGACGCTGATCTGCGGGACCACGCCCGAGGCCAGCGTATTGCGCAGGAAGATGTCCGCATAGCCTCCGAGGCTCGCCACGCCTTCCTGAATCCGGGCCCCGCCCGAGTCGTTCAGGCCGACGAGTGGAGCGCCGTTCTTCAGCGCCATGTCCTGCACTTTCACGATCTTCTCGGCATGCGCCTCGGACAGCGAACCTCCGAAGACCGTGAAGTCCTGGCTGAAAACATAGACCAGGCGACCGTGGATGGTGCCGTACCCGGTCACGACCCCGTCGCCGAGGATTTTCTTGTCGGCTAGTCCGAAGTCGGTAGACCGGTGGGTGACGAAGCGGCCCAGCTCGACGAACGAGCCCTCGTCCATGAGCAGGTCGAGCCGCTCTCGCGCCGACAGCTTGCCACGATCGTGCTGGGCCTGGAGCCGCTCGCTTCCCCCGCCCTGTTCAGCGGCGTGGCGCAGTTCCTCGAGGCGAGAAAGCTTGTCGTGGATGGACATGAGTTAGTTACACCTAAACTGAGCGATTCTTGAGGTAGAAAAAGAGCACCCTATGGGTTAAGTTACTGGTAGGCAACAAGTTATAGCCAGTGGCGGTCGCCACCGCCCTCAACCCAAAGGGTGCCAAGTGATGATCGCCGAGTCGCTCTCCTCGCGCAATGCTGCTCCACCGCTGTTCGATGGTGTTGA
Proteins encoded in this region:
- a CDS encoding acyl-CoA carboxylase subunit beta; translation: MSIHDKLSRLEELRHAAEQGGGSERLQAQHDRGKLSARERLDLLMDEGSFVELGRFVTHRSTDFGLADKKILGDGVVTGYGTIHGRLVYVFSQDFTVFGGSLSEAHAEKIVKVQDMALKNGAPLVGLNDSGGARIQEGVASLGGYADIFLRNTLASGVVPQISVILGPCAGGAVYSPAITDFVYMVRGSSYMFVTGPNVVKTVTHEDIDLEGLGGADVHSSKSGVAHFACDSEPECLAAVRELLLYLPQNNTELSPALDSSDPHDRKDDELLEVVPDNPNKPYDMRDVITRVVDDGAFLEVHQRFAQNILVGFARLGGRAVGIVANQPSFLAGVLDIDSSDKGARFVRFCDSFNIPLVVLEDVPGFLPGVAQEHGGIIRHGAKLLYAFAEATVPKVTVITRKAYGGAYDVMSSKHIRGDVNLAWPQAEIAVMGPQGAVEVLFRKEIASADDPQAVTDALIEEYREKFAHPYIAAARGYVDDVIDPRETRPRLINALDMLQNKRDENPTRKHGNIPL